In Thermocladium sp. ECH_B, the genomic stretch TGCATGTGTTTTTCGCTTGTAGTTTATCCATCTAATGTGTGAATTGCCTAAACTAATGCATTGATGCATGCTTGATTAATCGTCATTATAATAAGAGAAAGGTTTATAAATGGCTTGATATTTTCAAGCAAAAAGTTTAAAATGAGTGGAATGATGATGAACTCAAACTCCCAAGATTCGGGTTCGGGAAACGAGGGATCCGGGAAAACCCTTGATAAGTTCAAGATGCTACGCAACGGCAACGAAATGGAATTCGTCAAGGAGAGCGGAGAGAAGTTAGTATGCCCCAGCTGTGGCTCCACTACATTCATATATGACTTTGAGAATGGCCAAATAGTCTGCGCCAAGTGCGGTTATGTGCTGGAGGAGCATATTCTAGATCTTGGACCAGAGTGGAGGGCATTCACGCCTGAGGAGAGGGACTCAAGGGCTAGAACAGGTGGTCCAGTCAGTAGATTAACTAGCGAGGCATTAACCACAACCATAAATTGGACCACGAAGGACTATAGTGGTCGGGAGCTTGATATAAAGAGGAAACTAGAGGTTCTCAGGTTCAGGAAGTGGCAGCAAAGGGTCAGAATACAGACAAGCTATGAGAGGAACCTAGTGCAGGCAGAGAATGAGTTGAAGAGGGTCTCGTTCCAGTTAGGCATACCGAAGGCCTGCGAGGAGGAGGTAATGACTATATATAAGGACGTGCTAGAGAAGGGACTAGTTAGGGGGCGAAGCGTTGAGGCAATAATCTCGGCGTGCCTATACATGGCATGCAGGAAAATAGGGACCCCGAGAAGTCTTGACGAGATATCCCAATTCACGAGGGCATCAAGAAAGGAGGTGGCCAGGTGCTTCAGGTTAATAGCTAGGGAGCTTGGAGTGAGGCTTCCCCTCAGCGACCCGAAGCAATACGTGCCTAAGATAGTGGAGCAATTACGGCTCGGCGGCGAAATACAGAGAGAGGCCCTCAAGATACTTGATGAGGCCAAGAAGAAGGGNTTAACGGCTGGGAAAGACCCCGCTGGATTGGCTGCTGCAGCCGTATACATAGCATCGCTACTCAAGGGCGAGGTCAGGACGCAGAAGGAGGTTGCCCAGGCGGCTCAAGTAACCGAGGTTACGGTTAGGAATAGGTATAAGGAATTAGCT encodes the following:
- the tfb gene encoding transcription initiation factor IIB (stabilizes TBP binding to an archaeal box-A promoter; responsible for recruiting RNA polymerase II to the pre-initiation complex) is translated as MNSNSQDSGSGNEGSGKTLDKFKMLRNGNEMEFVKESGEKLVCPSCGSTTFIYDFENGQIVCAKCGYVLEEHILDLGPEWRAFTPEERDSRARTGGPVSRLTSEALTTTINWTTKDYSGRELDIKRKLEVLRFRKWQQRVRIQTSYERNLVQAENELKRVSFQLGIPKACEEEVMTIYKDVLEKGLVRGRSVEAIISACLYMACRKIGTPRSLDEISQFTRASRKEVARCFRLIARELGVRLPLSDPKQYVPKIVEQLRLGGEIQREALKILDEAKKKGLTAGKDPAGLAAAAVYIASLLKGEVRTQKEVAQAAQVTEVTVRNRYKELAKELSIKIPIK